The segment TGAATGgcttctcctcagtgtgaactctctggtgCGCCAGGAGATTAGACGACCgactgaatctcttcccacattctaagcaggtgaacggcctctctcaagtgtgaacccgctggtgacTTATCAGAGaggacgagtgagtgaatcccttcccacacactgagcaggtgaatggcctctcacccGTGTGAATTCGCTTATGCCTCAACAGGTCAGATGATTGAGTACATCGCTTCCCACAAACAGGGCAGATGTATGGTCTCTCTCCactgtgaacacgctggtgtacTTGCAAGTTAGATGACTgggtgaatgtcttcccacagtctgagcagttgaacggcttctccccagagtgaactcgctggtgtcttcTCACAtgagatgagtgagtgaatcccttcccacaaacgGAACAGGTGAATGGATTTTCTCccgtgtgaacccgctggtgcgCGTGCAGTTGATAcgattcagtgaatcccttcccacagtctggacaggtgaatggcctctccccactgtgaagtTTCTGGTGTGccaggagatgggatgaccgagtgaatcccttcccacattctgagcaggtgaacggcctctccccagtgtgaaccagccGGTGTGATAAAAGATGAGAGGACCGAGTGAACGTctttccacattctgagcaggtgaatggtctctccccagtgtgaactcgctggtgacttctcagatcagatgaccgagtgaatcccttcccacattctgagcaggtgaacggtctctccccagtgtgaactcgctggtgacttcTCAGagcagatgaccgagtgaatcccttcccacattctgagcaggtgaacggtctctccccagtgtgaactcgctgatgcttcATCAGCTGAGACGATCGAGTGCATCGTTTCCCGCTAACAGAGCAGATAACCGGTCCCTCCCTGTCATGAACTTGCCTGTGTGCTTGCAGTTGAGACGACTGATTGAATACATCCCCACAGTCTGAGGAGGCGAATGGTTTTTCTCCCGTGTGAATCCGCTGGTGCGCGTGCAGGCGTGACAAaacagtgaatcccttcccacagtctgaacaggtgaacggcctctccccagtgtgaactctctggtgTACCAGTAGATTAgacgaccgagtgaatcccttcccacagaccgagcaggtgaacggcctcacttcagtgtgaacccgctggtgacTTATCAGATAGTacaagtgagtgaatcccttcccacattcagagcaggcgaacggcctctccccagtgtgaaccgcCTGGTGTACTTGCAAGTGAGATGACTGgataaatcccttcccacagtctgagcaggtgaatggtttttCTCctgtgtgaacccgctggtgtaCGTGCAGGTGTGAcgattcagtgaatcccttcccacactctgaacaAGTGAACGGCCTTTCCTCAGTGTGAAGTCTCTGATGCGCCAGTAAATGAGAAGATCGAATGAacctcttcccacattctaagcaggagaacggcctctctccagtgtgattTCGCTGGTGACTTTTCAGAGAGTACGGgtgagcgaatcccttcccacacactgtgcaggtgaacggcctctccccagtgtgaaccgcCTGGTGTATCAGTAGGTTAGAtagctgagtgaatcccttcccacattcagagcagttGAATGGCCTTTCTCCCGTGTGAGTTCGCTTGTGGCTCAACAGGTCAGATGATCGAGTACATCGCTTCCCACAAACAGGGCAGACGTATGgtctctctccgctgtgaacacGCCGGTGTATTTGCAAGTGAGATGACTGtgtaaatgccttcccacagtctgagcaggaaaatggcttctccccagagtGAACACGCTGGTGTCTTCGCAGTagagatgaatgagtgaatcccttcccacatacgGAACAGGTGAATGGTTTTTCTCccgtgtgaacccgctggtgcgCGTGTAGGcgagatgattcagtgaatcccttcccacagtctgaacaggtgaacggcctgtcCCCAGTGTGAAGTTTCTGGTGTGCCAGGAGATTAgacgaccgagtgaatcccttcccacactctgagcaggtgaatggcttctcgcCAGAGTGAAATCGCTGGTGCCTGATTAActtggatgagtcagtgaatcccttcccacagtctgagcagatgaacgacTTCTCCTTGGAGTGCATGAGGGGGTGACTCATCACATGGGATGAAAGAGTGAATCCTGTCCCAAGCACGGAAGAGTTGAATAGTCTCTCCTCTCTCTCGGGTGAGCTCACTTGTGTGTCACTAAGTTGAGTGGTCAAGTGACTgccttcccacacacagagcaggtgaacagcctctcaccGTGGTGAATTTTCTGATGTATCTTCAGCTTGGATGGCAGAATGAATTGCTTAGTGTCGTCTGAACAATCTCACTATGATGTGAACTCGCTGATATATCCTCAGGCTGGATTATTGAGTACAGCCCTTCCCTCACACGAAGCAGGTGAACGGGCAAATTCACCGGTGTGTCCGCAGGTCagctgagtgagtgaatcccttcccacactgagagcagGTGAATGATTAACTTCCTGTTAATTCATCAAGTCAGACGTCAATCCTTCACACAGACAATGCAGCTGAAGACCTGATATctagtgaacaaatgctggtgtgttggCAGGCACTTAGTTGCAGTGGATTTCACAGAGTTACACCAGAAAACTTTATTTCACACACAAAGCGCGTTTCCAGCTGGGCTGAGATACATCTTCTGCTCCAAGGTTCCACCACTGATATACTGGCGTTACAATGGAAATACTTGTTCACTCCTTCAACAACTTGAAGAGAATTCACAAGGTTTATCACCAGGTTGCTTTATCCAGATCTCTCTCCTACACTGAGCACGTGTTTGGGTTCTCCTTGCTACAAATAGTGTGCTGTTTTCTCAAGTATCTCCTCCTCCACATTCAAAGATTGATGACAACGTACGGTGGGACTGACTGAACTGTTGTTCTGTCAGAGATTCACGAACACAAATCCTTTGCCTTTTGTGCCCTGTCAAAAAAAAGTTTACAGAAGACATCAATTTGCGAAGGATGACAACTCAGATGAGATAATTTTCATCCctctggtgagtctgacatcacactgttaaagCAGGGCTCAACCCAAGTTGGAGGAATGCTCCCCATTTTTAACCGGATTTGGGCATCTGAACTGACAATGAAATTGTCTGTCTGCCTCAGAATGGAACATTTCTGCATCAATCTCTGAGTTGTCTCAGTCCAACTCTAGGTTCTGAACAGTCCCCACAGGGTTACATGGATACTCCTGGAGACATTTTGATTACTGTGACTCCACCCCCAGGAGTTCATTGACAGCGATAAGCTCACCAGAGTCAGTGTTAATGAACATGGCAGGGAAGTAATTTGATTTGCCTACTGGAGCTGGTCTGGGAGATCTAACCTCTTCCATTCCCTCCGAGAGTGCTCTAAATTTGTGGACcgtgtctgttactgtataacaatggggtacagtaccggtagggacgggtctgttactgtataacatcggggtacggtaccggtggggacgggtctgttactgtataacattggggtacggtaccggtggggacgggtctgtcactgtataacatcggggtacggtaccggtggggacgggtctgtcactgtataaccccggggtacggtaccggtagggacgggtctgtcactgtataacaatggggtacggtaccggtagggacgggtctgttactgtataacgtcggggtacggtaccggtggggacgggtctgtcactgtataacatcggggtatggtaccggtggggacgggtctgttactgtataaccccggggtacggtaccggtaggGATGGGTCTATCAGTGTATAACATCGGGGTACgctaccggtggggacgggtctgtcactgtataacatcggggtacggtaccggtggggacgggtctgttactgtataacccCGGGGTATGGTACCGGTAGGGATGGGTCTATCAGTGTATAAcatcggggtacggtaccggtggggacgggtctgtcactgtataacatcggggtacggtaccggtggggacgggtctgtcactgtataaccccggggtacggtaccggtagggacgggtctgtcactgtataacaatggggtacggtaccggtagggacgggtctgttactgtataacatcggggtacggtaccggtggggacgggtctgtcactgtataacatcggggtacggtaccggtggggacgggtctgtcactgtataaccccggggtacggtaccggtagggacgggtctgtcactgtataacaatggggtacggtaccggtagggacgggtctgttactgtataacgtcggggtacggtaccggtggggacgggtctgttactgtataacccCGGGGTACGGTACGGGTAGGGATGGGTCTATCAGTGTATAAcatcggggtacggtaccggtggggacgggtctgtcactgtataacatcggggtacggtaccggtggggatgggtctgtcactgtataaccccggggtacggtaccggtagggacgggtctgtcactgtataacaatggggtacggtaccggtagggacgggtctgttactgtataacatcggggtacggtaccggtggggatgggtccgtcactgtataacatcggggtacggtaccggtggggacgggtctgtcactgtataaacccggggtacggtaccggtagggacgggtctgtcactgtataacaatggggtacggtaccggtagggacgggtctgttactgtataacatcggggtacggtaccggtggggacgggtctgtcactgtataaccccggggtacggtaccagtggggacaggtctatCAGTGTATAACcacggggtacggtaccggtgggtcgggtctgtcactgtataaccccagggtacagtaccggtggggacgggtctgtcactgtataaccccagggtacagtaccggtggggacgggtctgtcactgtataaccccagggtacagtaccggtgggtcGGGTCTATCAGTGTATAAccctggggtacggtaccggtggggacgggtctgtcactgtataaccccggggtacggtaccggtggggacgggtctgtcactgtataacactgtggtatggtaccggtggggacgggtctgtcactgtataactccgggatacggtaccggtggggataggtctgtcactg is part of the Hemitrygon akajei chromosome 25, sHemAka1.3, whole genome shotgun sequence genome and harbors:
- the LOC140716269 gene encoding LOW QUALITY PROTEIN: uncharacterized protein (The sequence of the model RefSeq protein was modified relative to this genomic sequence to represent the inferred CDS: substituted 1 base at 1 genomic stop codon) — protein: MRHKRIHTGERPFTCPECGKGFTRSSHLLAHQKLHTGDRPFTCSDRGKGFTESSHLHAHQRVHTGEKPFTCSVCGKGFTHSSQVRRHQRVHSGEKPFTCSDCGKTFTQSSNLQVHRRVHSGERPYICPVCGKRCTQSSDLLRHKRIHTGERPFTCSECGKGFTRSSNLLVHQAVHTGERSFTCSVCGKGFAHSSYLISHQRIHTREKLFTCSECGKGFTRSSNLLVHQRVHTGERLFTCSDCGKGFTELSHLHTHQRVHTGEKPFICPVCGKGFTHSSHVRRHQRVHSGEKPFTCSDCGKTFTESSNLQVHRRVHSGERPYICPVCGKRCTRSSDLLRHKRIHTGERPFTCSVCGKGFTRSSNLLVHQAVHTRERPFTCSVCGKGFAHSSYLISHQRIHTRERLFTCSECGKGFTRSSNLLVHQRIHTGEKPFKAVHLLCVWEGSHLTTQLSDTQVSSPEREERLFNSSVLGTGFTLSSHVMSHPLMHSKEKSFICSDCGKGFTDSSKLIRHQRFHSGEKPFTCSECGKGFTRSSNLLAHQKLHTGDRPFTCSDCGKGFTESSRLHAHQRVHTGEKPFTCSVCGKGFTHSSLLRRHQRVHSGEKPFSCSDCGKAFTQSSHLQIHRRVHSGERPYVCPVCGKRCTRSSDLLSHKRTHTGERPFNCSECGKGFTQLSNLLIHQAVHTGERPFTCTVCGKGFAHPYSLKSHQRNHTGERPFSCLECGKRFIRSSHLLAHQRLHTEERPFTCSECGKGFTESSHLHVHQRVHTGEKPFTCSDCGKGFIQSSHLQVHQAVHTGERPFACSECGKGFTHLYYLISHQRVHTEVRPFTCSVCGKGFTRSSNLLVHQRVHTGERPFTCSDCGKGFTVLSRLHAHQRIHTGEKPFASSDCGDVFNQSSQLQAHRQVHDREGPVICSVSGKRCTRSSQLMKHQRVHTGERPFTCSECGKGFTRSSALRSHQRVHTGERPFTCSECGKGFTRSSDLRSHQRVHTGERPFTCSECGKTFTRSSHLLSHRLVHTGERPFTCSECGKGFTRSSHLLAHQKLHSGERPFTCPDCGKGFTESYQLHAHQRVHTGENPFTCSVCGKGFTHSSHVRRHQRVHSGEKPFNCSDCGKTFTQSSNLQVHQRVHSGERPYICPVCGKRCTQSSDLLRHKRIHTGERPFTCSVCGKGFTHSSSLISHQRVHTXERPFTCLECGKRFSRSSNLLAHQRVHTEEKPFS